A region of Moorena producens PAL-8-15-08-1 DNA encodes the following proteins:
- a CDS encoding HAD-IA family hydrolase has product MSVKVILFDFDGTLADTLTAIVKISNSLAGEFGYQPTSAEKLEQVRHLSSREIIKQSGISRFRIPFLLKKVQKLLREDIHSLTPIPGLIDVLNDLKSEGYKLGILTSNSADNVNLFLENNSWVKLFDFVDSGSPIFGKEKVIRKFLKKHNLNPADVIYVGDETRDIEAAKQNNLKVVAVSWGFNYKEVLAQYKPDFLIDQPQELSKVVSNLYQSKVKSKVVCY; this is encoded by the coding sequence ATGAGTGTAAAAGTAATTCTTTTTGATTTTGATGGGACTCTGGCTGATACCCTTACTGCCATTGTCAAGATTAGTAATAGCTTAGCGGGAGAATTTGGATATCAGCCCACATCAGCTGAAAAATTGGAGCAAGTTAGACATTTAAGCTCTAGGGAAATTATTAAGCAATCGGGTATTTCGAGGTTTAGAATCCCGTTTTTGTTGAAAAAAGTCCAAAAACTATTACGCGAAGATATTCATAGTTTAACTCCTATTCCTGGACTAATAGACGTTTTAAATGATTTGAAATCTGAAGGTTACAAATTAGGAATATTGACATCTAACTCGGCAGATAACGTTAACCTTTTCCTGGAAAATAATTCTTGGGTAAAGCTTTTTGATTTTGTTGACTCAGGCAGTCCCATATTTGGAAAAGAAAAAGTTATTCGTAAATTCCTCAAAAAACATAATTTAAATCCTGCTGATGTGATCTATGTCGGAGATGAAACTAGGGATATTGAGGCAGCTAAACAAAATAATCTTAAAGTAGTTGCTGTCAGTTGGGGATTTAATTATAAAGAAGTCCTAGCTCAATACAAACCAGATTTTTTGATCGACCAACCCCAGGAGTTATCTAAAGTAGTATCTAATTTATATCAATCAAAAGTTAAATCAAAAGTAGTTTGTTATTAG
- the queG gene encoding tRNA epoxyqueuosine(34) reductase QueG: MDIPVTSTEVKQKAHSLGFHKVGIAAVDVDHHDSAQQNLNAWLGLGYQADMAWMANPRRLDIRACMPEVESVISVALNYYTPHQRPESPEYGKISRYGWGRDYHKVMHKKLKELTFWLQAQAEEIQVRYYADTGPVQDKVWAQRSGIGWIAKNGNVITREYGSWVFLGEVLTNLALTPDTPHTSHCGSCTRCIQACPTGAITKPFVVDANRCIAYHTIENRAANLPESIKPHLEGWVAGCDICQDVCPWNQRFAKETDVVEFQPYPENVAPRLTELATISDQEWNRRFPASALRRIKPNMLRRNAQANIDASQKSVDYSD; encoded by the coding sequence TTGGATATACCAGTTACTAGCACTGAGGTAAAACAGAAAGCTCACTCCCTGGGCTTTCATAAGGTCGGCATTGCAGCTGTGGATGTTGATCATCATGACTCAGCACAGCAAAACTTGAACGCTTGGCTAGGGTTAGGGTATCAAGCAGACATGGCTTGGATGGCAAATCCTCGACGCTTGGATATTCGTGCCTGTATGCCAGAGGTGGAGTCAGTAATTTCTGTTGCTCTCAACTACTACACCCCTCACCAGCGTCCCGAAAGCCCTGAATATGGCAAAATCTCCCGTTACGGTTGGGGGAGAGATTACCATAAGGTCATGCATAAAAAATTGAAGGAATTGACCTTTTGGTTACAAGCACAAGCAGAAGAAATCCAGGTGCGTTACTATGCTGATACAGGGCCAGTACAAGATAAAGTCTGGGCGCAGCGCTCAGGTATTGGTTGGATTGCTAAAAATGGTAATGTAATTACGCGGGAGTATGGCAGTTGGGTATTTTTAGGGGAAGTGTTGACTAACCTAGCCTTGACCCCAGATACCCCTCACACTTCACACTGTGGTAGCTGTACCCGCTGTATTCAAGCCTGTCCAACGGGTGCTATTACCAAACCGTTTGTCGTTGATGCCAACCGCTGCATCGCCTATCATACCATTGAGAATCGGGCTGCAAACTTGCCGGAATCGATTAAACCCCATTTAGAAGGCTGGGTTGCTGGTTGTGACATCTGTCAAGATGTTTGCCCCTGGAACCAACGTTTTGCTAAAGAAACTGATGTGGTAGAGTTTCAGCCCTACCCTGAGAATGTGGCTCCTCGACTCACGGAATTAGCTACTATATCTGATCAGGAGTGGAATCGACGGTTTCCAGCTTCGGCGCTGCGGCGTATTAAGCCAAATATGCTACGGCGCAATGCCCAAGCTAATATTGATGCATCTCAAAAATCGGTTGACTACTCTGACTAG
- a CDS encoding Stp1/IreP family PP2C-type Ser/Thr phosphatase translates to MKSCFAGITDPGLLRTVNQDDYYIDPDGRFFIVADGMGGHAGGQEASKIATDAIKTYLNKDWNSQTPSDELLEQAIYQANQAILNDQQTHPERSDMGTTAVVVMFRQNQCWFSHVGDSRLYRFRNSKLEKITEDHTWVARAVKLGELTAKQARMHPWRHVLSQCLGRKDLPKVNVHRIEVKLCDRLLLCSDGLTEELSDELIASSLQESSSIDQALVMLVEAAKDQGGRDNITVVIVEIGERMKGVG, encoded by the coding sequence ATGAAAAGTTGCTTCGCCGGTATTACAGATCCGGGCTTACTACGTACAGTTAACCAAGATGACTACTACATAGACCCGGACGGTCGCTTCTTTATTGTTGCCGACGGTATGGGTGGTCATGCCGGTGGACAAGAGGCAAGTAAAATCGCCACTGACGCGATTAAGACTTATTTGAATAAAGATTGGAACTCTCAAACTCCTTCTGATGAGTTACTAGAACAAGCGATCTATCAGGCCAATCAGGCTATCCTCAACGATCAGCAAACTCATCCAGAACGGTCAGATATGGGAACCACTGCCGTAGTGGTGATGTTCCGTCAAAACCAGTGTTGGTTTTCTCATGTAGGAGATTCTCGCCTCTATCGGTTCCGAAATTCTAAGTTAGAGAAGATTACAGAAGACCACACCTGGGTAGCCAGAGCAGTTAAGTTGGGAGAACTGACAGCTAAACAGGCTCGGATGCATCCCTGGCGTCATGTTCTGTCTCAATGTCTAGGCAGAAAGGACTTACCTAAAGTCAATGTCCATAGGATAGAGGTTAAATTATGCGATCGCCTTTTGCTTTGTAGCGATGGACTTACCGAAGAACTTTCCGATGAATTGATTGCTTCCTCTCTCCAAGAGAGTTCAAGTATTGATCAGGCTCTGGTTATGCTTGTTGAAGCGGCTAAAGACCAAGGCGGTAGGGATAACATTACTGTGGTTATTGTAGAGATTGGGGAAAGGATGAAAGGTGTTGGATGA